From one Planococcus citri chromosome 3, ihPlaCitr1.1, whole genome shotgun sequence genomic stretch:
- the LOC135838625 gene encoding solute carrier family 35 member F3 isoform X2, whose translation MMKNESDIQTIYNPMNNVRSHPNPATNREIPPIRAASRDGSYHSVESADLPREETQELVGKKGGCKDKLCKFRHACCSPPAKKIYCGIWVTVCITASWVASTHFIKYLFHSYALIATLNGTMYRPYFEHMEFYNAPFFTTWFCTNWMVLFFPIYYLAQLASSRALTPTEILCESVRNFRNSRFTAGRFLIRCSFFCILWVLTNYMYVYSLRILLATDVIALFATNVVYVYLLSWVILHEQFVGLRIVAIILCDTGVALLVYMDGISQSSTMNSVLLAATAAVGFAVYKILFKKTFGEVSLGQISLFFSLIGMLNATLLWPLCLVLYFTGVEVLQWDRLPWTILFGASLFSLITNLLGNFSFAITYDLFITLGLITSVPVSAALDVVLYGTHFYGMKLAGIILISIGFFLVMFPDNWPDYITRLLRNIILMSRNARVKFNVENTDNIQVNGTERIAGHKCLIKGLM comes from the exons atgatgaaaaatgaaagtgatATTCAAACTATATACAATCCTATGAATAATGTTCGATCTCATCCAAATCCTGCCACAAATCGAGAAATTCCTCCTATTAGAGCAGCGTCCAGAGATGGATCCTATCACAGTGTTGAATCAG ctgaTCTTCCACGAGAAGAAACGCAAGAGCTGGTTGGCAAAAAAGGCGGATGCAAAgataaattatgtaaatttaggCATGCATGTTGTTCACCGCCAGCCAAAAAA ATATATTGCGGAATATGGGTGACAGTATGCATAACAGCATCATGGGTGGCTAGTactcattttataaaatatttattccATTCCTACGCGCTCATAGCAACATTGAATGGCACAATGTATAGACCCTACTTTGAACAT ATGGAATTTTATAACGCGCCTTTTTTTACCACTTGGTTTTGCACGAATTGGATGGTACTATTTTTTCCGATTTATTACCTTGCTCAACTTGCCTCATCTCGTGCCTTAACTCCAACTGAAATTCTATGCGAAAGCGTGAGAAACTTCAGAAACAGCCGTTTTACAGCAG GACGATTTCTCATTAGATGTAGTTTCTTCTGCATATTATGGGTACTAACAAACTACATGTACGTGTATTCTTTAAGAATTCTATTAGCAACGGATGTAATCGCATTATTCGCAACAAATGTCGTTTATGTTTACTTACTGTCTTGGGTTATATTACACGAACAATTCGTCGGATTAAGA ATTGTAGCAATAATTTTATGTGATACTGGGGTTGCATTATTAGTTTACATGGATGGAATATCTCAAAGTTCCACGATGAACAGTGTTCTCTTAGCTGCCACAGCTGCAGTTGGTTTTGCCGTCTATAAA ATTTTATTCAAGAAAACGTTCGGTGAAGTTAGCCTCGGACAAATATCTTTGTTTTTTTCGCTAATTGGTATGTTAAACGCAACTTTATTATGGCCACTCTGTTTGGTTTTATATTTCACCGGAGTTGAAGTCTTGCAATGGGATCGATTACCGTGGACCATTTTATTCGGCGCTAGTCTGTTTTCTTTAA TAACTAATCTTCTAGGCAATTTCAGTTTTGCTATAACATACGACTTATTTATAACATTAGGACTGATTACTTCCGTACCAGTTTCAGCAG ctttAGATGTAGTACTGTACGGAACTCATTTCTATGGCATGAAACTAGCTGGTATAATTTTGATATCGATCGGATTTTTCTTAGTTATGTTTCCTGATAATTGGCCAGATTATATAACACGATTACTTAG GAATATAATTTTAATGAGTCGCAATGCGCg CGTaaaattcaatgttgaaaatacGGATAACATTCAAGTCA ATGGAACCGAAAGAATCGCGGGGCACAAATGTCTAATCAAAGGACTGATGTAG
- the LOC135838625 gene encoding solute carrier family 35 member F3 isoform X1, translating to MMKNESDIQTIYNPMNNVRSHPNPATNREIPPIRAASRDGSYHSVESADLPREETQELVGKKGGCKDKLCKFRHACCSPPAKKIYCGIWVTVCITASWVASTHFIKYLFHSYALIATLNGTMYRPYFEHMEFYNAPFFTTWFCTNWMVLFFPIYYLAQLASSRALTPTEILCESVRNFRNSRFTAGRFLIRCSFFCILWVLTNYMYVYSLRILLATDVIALFATNVVYVYLLSWVILHEQFVGLRIVAIILCDTGVALLVYMDGISQSSTMNSVLLAATAAVGFAVYKILFKKTFGEVSLGQISLFFSLIGMLNATLLWPLCLVLYFTGVEVLQWDRLPWTILFGASLFSLITNLLGNFSFAITYDLFITLGLITSVPVSAALDVVLYGTHFYGMKLAGIILISIGFFLVMFPDNWPDYITRLLRNIILMSRNARWNRKNRGAQMSNQRTDVDYRTGYIRSHLRSPSGRVR from the exons atgatgaaaaatgaaagtgatATTCAAACTATATACAATCCTATGAATAATGTTCGATCTCATCCAAATCCTGCCACAAATCGAGAAATTCCTCCTATTAGAGCAGCGTCCAGAGATGGATCCTATCACAGTGTTGAATCAG ctgaTCTTCCACGAGAAGAAACGCAAGAGCTGGTTGGCAAAAAAGGCGGATGCAAAgataaattatgtaaatttaggCATGCATGTTGTTCACCGCCAGCCAAAAAA ATATATTGCGGAATATGGGTGACAGTATGCATAACAGCATCATGGGTGGCTAGTactcattttataaaatatttattccATTCCTACGCGCTCATAGCAACATTGAATGGCACAATGTATAGACCCTACTTTGAACAT ATGGAATTTTATAACGCGCCTTTTTTTACCACTTGGTTTTGCACGAATTGGATGGTACTATTTTTTCCGATTTATTACCTTGCTCAACTTGCCTCATCTCGTGCCTTAACTCCAACTGAAATTCTATGCGAAAGCGTGAGAAACTTCAGAAACAGCCGTTTTACAGCAG GACGATTTCTCATTAGATGTAGTTTCTTCTGCATATTATGGGTACTAACAAACTACATGTACGTGTATTCTTTAAGAATTCTATTAGCAACGGATGTAATCGCATTATTCGCAACAAATGTCGTTTATGTTTACTTACTGTCTTGGGTTATATTACACGAACAATTCGTCGGATTAAGA ATTGTAGCAATAATTTTATGTGATACTGGGGTTGCATTATTAGTTTACATGGATGGAATATCTCAAAGTTCCACGATGAACAGTGTTCTCTTAGCTGCCACAGCTGCAGTTGGTTTTGCCGTCTATAAA ATTTTATTCAAGAAAACGTTCGGTGAAGTTAGCCTCGGACAAATATCTTTGTTTTTTTCGCTAATTGGTATGTTAAACGCAACTTTATTATGGCCACTCTGTTTGGTTTTATATTTCACCGGAGTTGAAGTCTTGCAATGGGATCGATTACCGTGGACCATTTTATTCGGCGCTAGTCTGTTTTCTTTAA TAACTAATCTTCTAGGCAATTTCAGTTTTGCTATAACATACGACTTATTTATAACATTAGGACTGATTACTTCCGTACCAGTTTCAGCAG ctttAGATGTAGTACTGTACGGAACTCATTTCTATGGCATGAAACTAGCTGGTATAATTTTGATATCGATCGGATTTTTCTTAGTTATGTTTCCTGATAATTGGCCAGATTATATAACACGATTACTTAG GAATATAATTTTAATGAGTCGCAATGCGCg ATGGAACCGAAAGAATCGCGGGGCACAAATGTCTAATCAAAGGACTGATGTAGATTATAGAACCGGATATATTCGTTCTCATTTAAGATCGCCTTCGGGGCGAGTACGTTaa
- the LOC135838625 gene encoding solute carrier family 35 member F3 isoform X3 has product MMKNESDIQTIYNPMNNVRSHPNPATNREIPPIRAASRDGSYHSVESADLPREETQELVGKKGGCKDKLCKFRHACCSPPAKKIYCGIWVTVCITASWVASTHFIKYLFHSYALIATLNGTMYRPYFEHMEFYNAPFFTTWFCTNWMVLFFPIYYLAQLASSRALTPTEILCESVRNFRNSRFTAGRFLIRCSFFCILWVLTNYMYVYSLRILLATDVIALFATNVVYVYLLSWVILHEQFVGLRIVAIILCDTGVALLVYMDGISQSSTMNSVLLAATAAVGFAVYKILFKKTFGEVSLGQISLFFSLIGMLNATLLWPLCLVLYFTGVEVLQWDRLPWTILFGASLFSLITNLLGNFSFAITYDLFITLGLITSVPVSAALDVVLYGTHFYGMKLAGIILISIGFFLVMFPDNWPDYITRLLRWNRKNRGAQMSNQRTDVDYRTGYIRSHLRSPSGRVR; this is encoded by the exons atgatgaaaaatgaaagtgatATTCAAACTATATACAATCCTATGAATAATGTTCGATCTCATCCAAATCCTGCCACAAATCGAGAAATTCCTCCTATTAGAGCAGCGTCCAGAGATGGATCCTATCACAGTGTTGAATCAG ctgaTCTTCCACGAGAAGAAACGCAAGAGCTGGTTGGCAAAAAAGGCGGATGCAAAgataaattatgtaaatttaggCATGCATGTTGTTCACCGCCAGCCAAAAAA ATATATTGCGGAATATGGGTGACAGTATGCATAACAGCATCATGGGTGGCTAGTactcattttataaaatatttattccATTCCTACGCGCTCATAGCAACATTGAATGGCACAATGTATAGACCCTACTTTGAACAT ATGGAATTTTATAACGCGCCTTTTTTTACCACTTGGTTTTGCACGAATTGGATGGTACTATTTTTTCCGATTTATTACCTTGCTCAACTTGCCTCATCTCGTGCCTTAACTCCAACTGAAATTCTATGCGAAAGCGTGAGAAACTTCAGAAACAGCCGTTTTACAGCAG GACGATTTCTCATTAGATGTAGTTTCTTCTGCATATTATGGGTACTAACAAACTACATGTACGTGTATTCTTTAAGAATTCTATTAGCAACGGATGTAATCGCATTATTCGCAACAAATGTCGTTTATGTTTACTTACTGTCTTGGGTTATATTACACGAACAATTCGTCGGATTAAGA ATTGTAGCAATAATTTTATGTGATACTGGGGTTGCATTATTAGTTTACATGGATGGAATATCTCAAAGTTCCACGATGAACAGTGTTCTCTTAGCTGCCACAGCTGCAGTTGGTTTTGCCGTCTATAAA ATTTTATTCAAGAAAACGTTCGGTGAAGTTAGCCTCGGACAAATATCTTTGTTTTTTTCGCTAATTGGTATGTTAAACGCAACTTTATTATGGCCACTCTGTTTGGTTTTATATTTCACCGGAGTTGAAGTCTTGCAATGGGATCGATTACCGTGGACCATTTTATTCGGCGCTAGTCTGTTTTCTTTAA TAACTAATCTTCTAGGCAATTTCAGTTTTGCTATAACATACGACTTATTTATAACATTAGGACTGATTACTTCCGTACCAGTTTCAGCAG ctttAGATGTAGTACTGTACGGAACTCATTTCTATGGCATGAAACTAGCTGGTATAATTTTGATATCGATCGGATTTTTCTTAGTTATGTTTCCTGATAATTGGCCAGATTATATAACACGATTACTTAG ATGGAACCGAAAGAATCGCGGGGCACAAATGTCTAATCAAAGGACTGATGTAGATTATAGAACCGGATATATTCGTTCTCATTTAAGATCGCCTTCGGGGCGAGTACGTTaa
- the LOC135838625 gene encoding solute carrier family 35 member F3 isoform X5, giving the protein MMKNESDIQTIYNPMNNVRSHPNPATNREIPPIRAASRDGSYHSVESADLPREETQELVGKKGGCKDKLCKFRHACCSPPAKKIYCGIWVTVCITASWVASTHFIKYLFHSYALIATLNGTMYRPYFEHMEFYNAPFFTTWFCTNWMVLFFPIYYLAQLASSRALTPTEILCESVRNFRNSRFTAGRFLIRCSFFCILWVLTNYMYVYSLRILLATDVIALFATNVVYVYLLSWVILHEQFVGLRIVAIILCDTGVALLVYMDGISQSSTMNSVLLAATAAVGFAVYKILFKKTFGEVSLGQISLFFSLIGMLNATLLWPLCLVLYFTGVEVLQWDRLPWTILFGASLFSLITNLLGNFSFAITYDLFITLGLITSVPVSAALDVVLYGTHFYGMKLAGIILISIGFFLVMFPDNWPDYITRLLRLVTKCSINTKLKNHHKIS; this is encoded by the exons atgatgaaaaatgaaagtgatATTCAAACTATATACAATCCTATGAATAATGTTCGATCTCATCCAAATCCTGCCACAAATCGAGAAATTCCTCCTATTAGAGCAGCGTCCAGAGATGGATCCTATCACAGTGTTGAATCAG ctgaTCTTCCACGAGAAGAAACGCAAGAGCTGGTTGGCAAAAAAGGCGGATGCAAAgataaattatgtaaatttaggCATGCATGTTGTTCACCGCCAGCCAAAAAA ATATATTGCGGAATATGGGTGACAGTATGCATAACAGCATCATGGGTGGCTAGTactcattttataaaatatttattccATTCCTACGCGCTCATAGCAACATTGAATGGCACAATGTATAGACCCTACTTTGAACAT ATGGAATTTTATAACGCGCCTTTTTTTACCACTTGGTTTTGCACGAATTGGATGGTACTATTTTTTCCGATTTATTACCTTGCTCAACTTGCCTCATCTCGTGCCTTAACTCCAACTGAAATTCTATGCGAAAGCGTGAGAAACTTCAGAAACAGCCGTTTTACAGCAG GACGATTTCTCATTAGATGTAGTTTCTTCTGCATATTATGGGTACTAACAAACTACATGTACGTGTATTCTTTAAGAATTCTATTAGCAACGGATGTAATCGCATTATTCGCAACAAATGTCGTTTATGTTTACTTACTGTCTTGGGTTATATTACACGAACAATTCGTCGGATTAAGA ATTGTAGCAATAATTTTATGTGATACTGGGGTTGCATTATTAGTTTACATGGATGGAATATCTCAAAGTTCCACGATGAACAGTGTTCTCTTAGCTGCCACAGCTGCAGTTGGTTTTGCCGTCTATAAA ATTTTATTCAAGAAAACGTTCGGTGAAGTTAGCCTCGGACAAATATCTTTGTTTTTTTCGCTAATTGGTATGTTAAACGCAACTTTATTATGGCCACTCTGTTTGGTTTTATATTTCACCGGAGTTGAAGTCTTGCAATGGGATCGATTACCGTGGACCATTTTATTCGGCGCTAGTCTGTTTTCTTTAA TAACTAATCTTCTAGGCAATTTCAGTTTTGCTATAACATACGACTTATTTATAACATTAGGACTGATTACTTCCGTACCAGTTTCAGCAG ctttAGATGTAGTACTGTACGGAACTCATTTCTATGGCATGAAACTAGCTGGTATAATTTTGATATCGATCGGATTTTTCTTAGTTATGTTTCCTGATAATTGGCCAGATTATATAACACGATTACTTAGGTTGGTTACTAAATGCAGTATTAACACAAAGTTAAAAAAccatcacaaaatttcataa
- the LOC135838625 gene encoding solute carrier family 35 member F3 isoform X6, protein MMKNESDIQTIYNPMNNVRSHPNPATNREIPPIRAASRDGSYHSVESADLPREETQELVGKKGGCKDKLCKFRHACCSPPAKKIYCGIWVTVCITASWVASTHFIKYLFHSYALIATLNGTMYRPYFEHMEFYNAPFFTTWFCTNWMVLFFPIYYLAQLASSRALTPTEILCESVRNFRNSRFTAGRFLIRCSFFCILWVLTNYMYVYSLRILLATDVIALFATNVVYVYLLSWVILHEQFVGLRIVAIILCDTGVALLVYMDGISQSSTMNSVLLAATAAVGFAVYKILFKKTFGEVSLGQISLFFSLIGMLNATLLWPLCLVLYFTGVEVLQWDRLPWTILFGASLFSLITNLLGNFSFAITYDLFITLGLITSVPVSAGI, encoded by the exons atgatgaaaaatgaaagtgatATTCAAACTATATACAATCCTATGAATAATGTTCGATCTCATCCAAATCCTGCCACAAATCGAGAAATTCCTCCTATTAGAGCAGCGTCCAGAGATGGATCCTATCACAGTGTTGAATCAG ctgaTCTTCCACGAGAAGAAACGCAAGAGCTGGTTGGCAAAAAAGGCGGATGCAAAgataaattatgtaaatttaggCATGCATGTTGTTCACCGCCAGCCAAAAAA ATATATTGCGGAATATGGGTGACAGTATGCATAACAGCATCATGGGTGGCTAGTactcattttataaaatatttattccATTCCTACGCGCTCATAGCAACATTGAATGGCACAATGTATAGACCCTACTTTGAACAT ATGGAATTTTATAACGCGCCTTTTTTTACCACTTGGTTTTGCACGAATTGGATGGTACTATTTTTTCCGATTTATTACCTTGCTCAACTTGCCTCATCTCGTGCCTTAACTCCAACTGAAATTCTATGCGAAAGCGTGAGAAACTTCAGAAACAGCCGTTTTACAGCAG GACGATTTCTCATTAGATGTAGTTTCTTCTGCATATTATGGGTACTAACAAACTACATGTACGTGTATTCTTTAAGAATTCTATTAGCAACGGATGTAATCGCATTATTCGCAACAAATGTCGTTTATGTTTACTTACTGTCTTGGGTTATATTACACGAACAATTCGTCGGATTAAGA ATTGTAGCAATAATTTTATGTGATACTGGGGTTGCATTATTAGTTTACATGGATGGAATATCTCAAAGTTCCACGATGAACAGTGTTCTCTTAGCTGCCACAGCTGCAGTTGGTTTTGCCGTCTATAAA ATTTTATTCAAGAAAACGTTCGGTGAAGTTAGCCTCGGACAAATATCTTTGTTTTTTTCGCTAATTGGTATGTTAAACGCAACTTTATTATGGCCACTCTGTTTGGTTTTATATTTCACCGGAGTTGAAGTCTTGCAATGGGATCGATTACCGTGGACCATTTTATTCGGCGCTAGTCTGTTTTCTTTAA TAACTAATCTTCTAGGCAATTTCAGTTTTGCTATAACATACGACTTATTTATAACATTAGGACTGATTACTTCCGTACCAGTTTCAGCAG GAATATAA
- the LOC135838625 gene encoding solute carrier family 35 member F3 isoform X4 yields the protein MMKNESDIQTIYNPMNNVRSHPNPATNREIPPIRAASRDGSYHSVESADLPREETQELVGKKGGCKDKLCKFRHACCSPPAKKIYCGIWVTVCITASWVASTHFIKYLFHSYALIATLNGTMYRPYFEHMEFYNAPFFTTWFCTNWMVLFFPIYYLAQLASSRALTPTEILCESVRNFRNSRFTAGRFLIRCSFFCILWVLTNYMYVYSLRILLATDVIALFATNVVYVYLLSWVILHEQFVGLRIVAIILCDTGVALLVYMDGISQSSTMNSVLLAATAAVGFAVYKILFKKTFGEVSLGQISLFFSLIGMLNATLLWPLCLVLYFTGVEVLQWDRLPWTILFGASLFSLITNLLGNFSFAITYDLFITLGLITSVPVSAALDVVLYGTHFYGMKLAGIILISIGFFLVMFPDNWPDYITRLLRNIILMSRNARVKFNVENTDNIQMEPKESRGTNV from the exons atgatgaaaaatgaaagtgatATTCAAACTATATACAATCCTATGAATAATGTTCGATCTCATCCAAATCCTGCCACAAATCGAGAAATTCCTCCTATTAGAGCAGCGTCCAGAGATGGATCCTATCACAGTGTTGAATCAG ctgaTCTTCCACGAGAAGAAACGCAAGAGCTGGTTGGCAAAAAAGGCGGATGCAAAgataaattatgtaaatttaggCATGCATGTTGTTCACCGCCAGCCAAAAAA ATATATTGCGGAATATGGGTGACAGTATGCATAACAGCATCATGGGTGGCTAGTactcattttataaaatatttattccATTCCTACGCGCTCATAGCAACATTGAATGGCACAATGTATAGACCCTACTTTGAACAT ATGGAATTTTATAACGCGCCTTTTTTTACCACTTGGTTTTGCACGAATTGGATGGTACTATTTTTTCCGATTTATTACCTTGCTCAACTTGCCTCATCTCGTGCCTTAACTCCAACTGAAATTCTATGCGAAAGCGTGAGAAACTTCAGAAACAGCCGTTTTACAGCAG GACGATTTCTCATTAGATGTAGTTTCTTCTGCATATTATGGGTACTAACAAACTACATGTACGTGTATTCTTTAAGAATTCTATTAGCAACGGATGTAATCGCATTATTCGCAACAAATGTCGTTTATGTTTACTTACTGTCTTGGGTTATATTACACGAACAATTCGTCGGATTAAGA ATTGTAGCAATAATTTTATGTGATACTGGGGTTGCATTATTAGTTTACATGGATGGAATATCTCAAAGTTCCACGATGAACAGTGTTCTCTTAGCTGCCACAGCTGCAGTTGGTTTTGCCGTCTATAAA ATTTTATTCAAGAAAACGTTCGGTGAAGTTAGCCTCGGACAAATATCTTTGTTTTTTTCGCTAATTGGTATGTTAAACGCAACTTTATTATGGCCACTCTGTTTGGTTTTATATTTCACCGGAGTTGAAGTCTTGCAATGGGATCGATTACCGTGGACCATTTTATTCGGCGCTAGTCTGTTTTCTTTAA TAACTAATCTTCTAGGCAATTTCAGTTTTGCTATAACATACGACTTATTTATAACATTAGGACTGATTACTTCCGTACCAGTTTCAGCAG ctttAGATGTAGTACTGTACGGAACTCATTTCTATGGCATGAAACTAGCTGGTATAATTTTGATATCGATCGGATTTTTCTTAGTTATGTTTCCTGATAATTGGCCAGATTATATAACACGATTACTTAG GAATATAATTTTAATGAGTCGCAATGCGCg CGTaaaattcaatgttgaaaatacGGATAACATTCAA ATGGAACCGAAAGAATCGCGGGGCACAAATGTCTAA
- the LOC135838630 gene encoding probable rRNA-processing protein EBP2 homolog → MGLKSPEHITDYMMDSNEEDEDEMLQELFLAGKLKPGLNIPVEKKIFVNDVEKLKSKLNSIKTDLPWMERFDIINEQAELAPELSVELKEQEEFVKTGRSDNLALNEFKRETMFHRQAQLAAMEGLARVKAQGIPTIRPNDYFAEMMKTDEHMQKVRHSLLEKQAGLERSEKVKKMRTERKLAKKKQVESTLRKQKDKRELMENIKKYRKGMRTDLDFLENKSQQDNPSRKVNKKRQMKNEKFGFGGKKGKFKNNNIDSKPKNKRPGKSRRNKMKKK, encoded by the exons atggGTTTAAAAAGTCCTGAGCATATAACGGATTACATGATGGACAGCAACgaagaagatgaagatgaaatg CTTCAAGAATTATTCTTAGCTGGTAAATTGAAACCTGGTCTTAACATTCCCGTTGAAAAGAAAATCTTTGTGAACGATGTC gaaaaattgaaatcaaaactgaaCTCTATCAAAACAGATTTACCATGGATGGAAAGATTTGATATCATCAATGAACAGGCTGAATTAGCTCCAGAGTTGAGTGTTGAg TTGAAAGAGCAAGAAGAATTCGTCAAAACAGGACGTTCTGATAATCTAGCATTAAATGAGTTTAAAAGAGAAACTATGTTTCATCGACAAGCTCAGTTGGCTGCTATGGAAGGTTTAGCTCGAGTCAAAGCCCAAGGTATACCTACCATAAGACCGAATGACTATTTTGCAGAAATGATGAAAACCGACGAACATATGCAAAAa GTTAGGCATTCGTTATTGGAGAAACAAGCTGGTTTAGAACGTAGTGAAAAAGTTAAGAAAATGAGAACAGAAAGAAAATTAGCAAAGAAGAAACAAGTAGAGAGTACTTTACGTAAGCAAAAGGATAAGCGCGAATTaatggaaaatatcaaaaaataccgAAAAGGAATGCGAACTGATCTTGATTTCCTGGAGAATAAATCGCAACAAGATAATCCTTCGAGAAA ggtgaataaaaaacgacagatgaaaaacgaaaaatttggcTTCGGCGGTAAGAAAGGCAAGTTCAAGAATAATAACATCGATagtaaaccaaaaaataaacgacCAGGAAAATcaagaagaaataaaatgaagaaaaagtaa
- the LOC135838629 gene encoding uncharacterized protein LOC135838629 — MDHHNNSQDHECSTEKKEMSSLLNLVKTFNNFYISELNKNQCHPFVVNGTQVGLIRSDILKHLLQYPNVFRLHFDNVILNPAFKTYDERTKNVDAVLRDLRSKNALITLKGWRDEDFEVRSSFSSESLFKMDRSATCLFGICNYGVDINGYVNDPEKGLCIWLQKRSLTKQRWPGKWDNMVGGGLSFGHNILQTAHKEAEEEASVPNELMLKLIPSGSVSFFFENEQGLFPNTEFVYDLELPVDFIPKNRDGEVEEFELLTAQDALERTFSSDFKTTSRPVLIDFLVRHGYIRPDTEPSYPAIIELLHVNLQSIYGQSIKCFFDENGSSENV; from the exons ATGGACCATCATAACAATTCTCAAGATCATGAGTGCTCAActgagaaaaaagaaatgtcGAGTCTTTTGAATTTGGTTAAAACATTTAACAATTTCTACATATCGG agctgaataaaaatcaatgtcATCCTTTTGTTGTCAACGGAACACAAGTTGGATTGATACGATCAGATATTTTGAAACATCTCTTGCAATACCCGAATGTGTTCCGCTTACATTTTGATAACGTGATACTGAATCCAGCTTTCAAAACTTACGATGAAAGGACTAAAAATGTTGACGCCGTGCTTCGTGATCTCCGTTCTAAGAACGCACTTATCACATTGAAGGGTTGGAGAGACGAA GATTTCGAAGTACGTTCGTCATTTAGCTCAGAATCACTATTTAAAATGGATAGATCTGCGACGT GTTTATTTGGAATTTGTAACTACGGGGTTGATATTAATGGATACGTAAATGATCCAGAAAAAGGTTTATGTATCTGGCTTCAGAAAAGGTCCTTAACAAAACAACGCTGGCCTGGGAAATGGGACAATATG GTTGGCGGTGGTCTGTCATTTGGGCATAATATCTTACAAACTGCTCATAAAGAGGCTGAAGAAGAAGCTTCTGTTCCTAACGAATTAATGCTTAAGCTCATTCCAAGTGGCTCCGtatc atttttcttcgaaaacgaGCAAGGATTGTTTCCGAACACCGAATTTGTATACGATTTAGAATTGCCCGTCGATTTTATTCCTAAAAATCGTGATGGTGAAGTCGAAGAATTTGAATTATTAACTGCACAG GATGCTTTGGAACGCACATTTTCTTCCGATTTTAAAACTACAAGTCGTCCAGTATTAATTGACTTTCTCGTACGACATGGTTACATTAGACCTGACACGG aaccCAGCTATCCAGCCATTATTGAATTGCTTCACGTTAATCTTCAGTCTATTTATGGACAAagcataaaatgtttttttgatgaGAACGGTTCAAGTGAAAATGTTTAA